TGGCCCTGGGATGTTAGCGCACCCTTTCGGATTAATTGGGAATCTCCCCTACAAGCAGAAGATTGGGAAATAGAAATTTTAGAAATTGAATCAACAGCAGAAAATATGTTATTTAACTTTAAATTAACTGGAAGTAAAACGGGATTTGATGGAATAGGTAACAATGGGGAAAAATTTACTTCTAATTCTCATAGAATAGTAATTCTTCCCGAGGATTGGTGGTTAAAAACCGTTAATTATAAAGTATCCCCAATTAAACCAGGTTATCAATTAAGATTCAGCTCTAAATTATTAGGCACAGATATTTATCAGAAACCTAAATTTAGAGGATTTCACCGCGAATCTACAGTAATTTTAGCTCAAGGATTGACTAACGAAAAACACACTTTAACGATTATTCCTAGAGAATCAGGAAAAGTTCCCATTACCGCAATTCGGATTTATAAACCTCCTTTAGATCCAGCTAAACTGAATTTAGAAGAAATTAACCCAGAGCAATGGATAGAAGAAAAAGGTAAGAGAATGAAGAATTAATTATTTTTTCCCTCATTCGCTCATTCTAAATCCTTTCTACCAATTAGTTGGCATTAAGGGCAAACTATCTAATCGTTGATTACGACGTAAAGGACGAGTGGCTAACTCTAAAATATCTCTAGCGTTAGTAAAACCGTGAATTTGAGCAAAAGTGAACTCAACTGACCATTTAGTACTAATATTACGCGCTTCGAGAGGATTAGCGTGAGCCATACCCGTAATAACTAAATCAGGTTGTAATTCCTTGATCCGTTGAATTTGCGCGTAGTTGTCGGGTTTTTCCACAATTTTGGGTAAAGGTACACCCATTTCTTGACAAGTTTGTTCGAGAAAATCTAACTCAGCTTTTTGGTAGCGTTTATCCATGTAGGGAATACCAATTTCAGGACAAGTCATCCCACAGCGAATCAAGAAGCGCGCTAAAGATATCTCTAGTAAATTGTCACCCATGAAGAAAACCGATTTACCGCGCAACAATTCTAGATAATCTTCCAGACTTGACCAGATTTTAGCTTCTCTTTCCTCCAATCCCTGTGGTTCAATCTTAAAAACAGAACAAATCTTCTCAATCCAAGCACGTGTACCATCAGGACCAATGGGGAAAGGTGCGCCAATTAGTTTACACTGACGCCGACGCATTAAAGTAGTAGCTGTGCGACTTAAAAAAGGATTAACCCCACAGACATAGTAGTCTTTTTCAATCACGGGTAACTCGGTATAACGTTTAGAAGGTAACCACCCTGAAACCTTGATACCTTGTTTCTTCAATTCTAGAGTTAAATTAGTAACCACTGGATCAGGAAGAGATCCAAACAAAACCAAAGGAGGATGATCCTTGTAACTAGCTTCTTCTGCTTCTATTTGCTCTTCCTTACGTCCAAAATTGAGTAGCTTGTGAATCGCGTTACGTTCCTCTTTTTCCGTTGTCGGTGCTTTATCAGGACATTTATTAGCCATTGCAGCTAAGACTGTATCTTCTCCCTGAGTAAAAGCATAGTCTAAACCATTAGCTCTAGCTACTACTATAGGAATACCTATGTCTGATTCGAGTTTAGGTGCTAAACCCTCTAAATCCATCTTGATAATTTCGGTGGTACAAGTACCAATCCAGACAATTACACTAGGATTGCGATCGCGTTTGATTTGAGTACAGAGTCGTTTTAACTCTTCATAATCGTGGAGTTGTGCAGAGATATCCCCTTCTTCCAATTCTGCCATAGCGTAACGAGGCTCAGCAAAAATCATTACTCCCATAGCATTCTGTAAGAAATAACCACAGGTTTTAGTACCAATCACCAAAAAGAAGCTATCCTCTATCTTTTGGTATAACCAAGCTACACAGCTAATGGGGCAAAATGTATGATAATTTCCCGTTTCACAAGAAAAATCTAAATTACTAGTCTCTTTAGCTAAAGTCATAATTATCCTCTCTTAAACAATCATTAGATCTAATTCGTTGGCGGTGTTATTATTACTCACAGGATTGAGATAAAAGTCGGACAATAACTCAAATAATTCGCGATCTTGTGCTCCCGTAGGTACTACTCCCTCTGGTAAAGCTAAAATCTGGTCAGCTATATTCAGATAGTAATCACAGACATAAGCTAAAGAGGGATCACTTTCGGTCATTTCAAACAGGGTTTTCCCTTTAACACGAGACACTCGAATATCTTCAATTAGTGGTAAAATTTCTAAAACCGGCATAGGTACAGCTTCTACGTATTTATCGATTAAATCTCGTTTAGAGGTGCGATTACCGATTAAACCCGCTAGACGTAAACGGTGAGTACGCGCTTTTTCTCTTACTGATGCAGCGATACGATTAGCAGCAAAAAGAGCATCAAAGCCATTATCAGTGACAATCAGACAATAATCAGAATAGTTCAAGGGAGCAGCAAAACCACCACAGACTACGTCTCCGAGAACATCAAAAAGAATTACATCGTATTGGTCAAAAGCGTTTAATTCTTTGAGTAATTTAACAGTTTCTCCTACTACATAACCACCACATCCAGCCCCTGCGGGTGGTCCTCCTGCTTCGACGCAATCAACCCCACCATATCCTTTATAAATTACATCTTCGGGCCAAATATCTTCATAGTGAAAGTTCTTTTCTTGTAGGGTGTCAATAATCGTAGGGATTAGAAATCCAGTCAGGGTAAAAGTACTGTCATGTTTAGGATCACAGCCTATTTGTAAAACCTTTTTACCTCTTTTAGCTAGCGCT
The sequence above is drawn from the Gloeocapsa sp. DLM2.Bin57 genome and encodes:
- a CDS encoding ferredoxin:protochlorophyllide reductase (ATP-dependent) subunit N; its protein translation is MTLAKETSNLDFSCETGNYHTFCPISCVAWLYQKIEDSFFLVIGTKTCGYFLQNAMGVMIFAEPRYAMAELEEGDISAQLHDYEELKRLCTQIKRDRNPSVIVWIGTCTTEIIKMDLEGLAPKLESDIGIPIVVARANGLDYAFTQGEDTVLAAMANKCPDKAPTTEKEERNAIHKLLNFGRKEEQIEAEEASYKDHPPLVLFGSLPDPVVTNLTLELKKQGIKVSGWLPSKRYTELPVIEKDYYVCGVNPFLSRTATTLMRRRQCKLIGAPFPIGPDGTRAWIEKICSVFKIEPQGLEEREAKIWSSLEDYLELLRGKSVFFMGDNLLEISLARFLIRCGMTCPEIGIPYMDKRYQKAELDFLEQTCQEMGVPLPKIVEKPDNYAQIQRIKELQPDLVITGMAHANPLEARNISTKWSVEFTFAQIHGFTNARDILELATRPLRRNQRLDSLPLMPTNW
- a CDS encoding ferredoxin:protochlorophyllide reductase (ATP-dependent) iron-sulfur ATP-binding protein yields the protein MKISVYGKGGIGKSTTSCNISVALAKRGKKVLQIGCDPKHDSTFTLTGFLIPTIIDTLQEKNFHYEDIWPEDVIYKGYGGVDCVEAGGPPAGAGCGGYVVGETVKLLKELNAFDQYDVILFDVLGDVVCGGFAAPLNYSDYCLIVTDNGFDALFAANRIAASVREKARTHRLRLAGLIGNRTSKRDLIDKYVEAVPMPVLEILPLIEDIRVSRVKGKTLFEMTESDPSLAYVCDYYLNIADQILALPEGVVPTGAQDRELFELLSDFYLNPVSNNNTANELDLMIV